TAGGTGATTCCACGGCCGCAGCCCCCCTCTCTTGGGGGGCTGCTGGCGCCGATCTCCCTCAAATGAGCGGAAAACGCCGCCTTCTAGCTGCCGTTGCTTCTGATTAGTATCAATCGGGGTGCGCGTCCCGGGGAGCGGCGAGGCCGGTCAGGGACAGCGCTGGAGCGTTGCGCCATCAAGCGCATCCGCCGCAGCTTGCTGGAGACGGGCGAAGGTCTCCCGCATCGCCGGATCCACGAATGCGAGCACCGGATTGCTGTCGGCTCGCCGCCGAAGCAGCGCGAGCGCGGTGCAGCGCGGCACGTTGCGCAGCGGTCGCAGTGCCACCTCCTTGGGCCGGTGAAGCGCAAGGACTGAGGGAAGCAAGGCCACACCCAGCCCTGCCGCGACCAAGTCCAGGACCCGGTGCACCGTCGCGACCTCATAGTGCACGTAGGGCTGGAATCTGGCCTTCGCGAAGATCGGGTCGGGCCGGTCCCCGCGTGTTAGCCAAGACTGCTCACTGAAGGCCGCGAAACGGTCCTCGACGAACTGCTGCAAGCTCAAGGACTCTTGTCTGGCCCGAGGATCTTGCTGATGCATTGCTATGCAGAGCCGGTCCTCCAAGTGGCACGCCACCGACACCGCGGAATGCCTCGGCCGCAGGCACGCCATACCGATGTCGATCTCATTCGCAAGCAAGGCTTCGGTTTGCTCGGTGCTTGCGATGTCGCGCACGTCCATGTCGAATTCGGAGAAGTGCGCCTGAAGCCGAGCTGCGAGCCCAGGCAGCACCGGAATGGCCAACGAAGGAGCGATGCCGACCCTGAGTCGGTGCTTCTCCACGCCCCTTGCACGACGCGCTAGGTCTGCCAGGCGACCCATGGACGCAAGTTGCACGCGGGCCTCGGGCAGCAGCGCTTTGCCGGCGGGCGTCAACACAACTCCTCTTGCATGCCGAGCGAACAGCAGGACCCCTAGCTCTTCTTCTAGTTGACGGATCTGCTTCGACAAGGCTGGTTGAGCGATGAACAGCCCCTCTGCCGCCACACTGAAACTGCCGGCTTCTGCAACAGCTGCGAAGTAGCGCAGGTGTCTTAGCTCCATTGGACCTCCCATAACTTTGAGGAATGGGTCCCAGATCCAATATGTCATTGAAGTGCGGGCCCAACTCGGCGAAAAATAGCGCGTACACAGGGAGGCAGCAATGGGGAAAGAAGGATTGGTCGAGATTAAGGCGACGGCAGCCTGGCGGTCATCCTGCCATCCATTCAGAGCCCGGTCGCACGTGCTGCGTCACCCTCATAGGCTCGGCTCCCCAACTACCGTCAGCAGCATCAGAACCGGCTGACTGCATTCCTTAACCGATAAAGGCTCCTGCCCCAAAGAGGGTGTGGGATGGGCGATCTTTGCCTGCGCGCTTTGCAGGCGATCTGAAGGAGAAGCATGCTCGACGGTCACACGCCATACGGCTTCTGGTGCTGCGCAACGCTTGCACGTGACGTCTCGTGGCAGCGAAGGCGCATCTGGTACCGGGGACTGGAGCGACAGCTACGCTCAGATGGATTCATCACTGGGCTTCACCGCTCGGTGCTGGTGGCACTGGACCGCTGCCCCAGTGGAGAGCGCCGGTACCGCTATCGGCTGGTTCAGGTACTGCTGCAGGACCCCATCCTGATCGTGGCGCAGCTCGGCGACCTTTTGCCAATCTTGGAGATCGATGCAGGTGATGCCTCGGGGACCTTTGGATGGAAGGCTACAGGGCTGCCGCATGGGTCCTCCCCCGCGTTCTCGAGGGCGACCTTGCACAGCATTCACTGCGGTGTGACGCGAGCCGTTCAGCGGCACGATGCAATGTGGAAAGGCGAATCGGGAAGAGCCCGTCGACGACGGCTGCTCCTCCACCACAGCACGCGGTGCTTGCAGCACTGCGGCTGTAGACGGTTACTGCTCGTCGCGCGAAAGGATAGAAGGAGGAGACCGGGCCAGCGATCAAGCAGACGCGCTTGTAGCTGGATGAGCCAGAAAAGCGCCCGCTGGGTCCTTCCCTGTGGGAGGTTGTCTCTTTATTCTGTCCGCGCGGCGACGCCGTAAAGGCGCCGACCCGAAGGTGCAGCAACACCTCGGATCGGCTAACCACAACCAACTTACGCAGGAAGTCAATCGTGGCTGATGTCAATCATAGGCCGGGCGAAGCATTGCCCACAACCAGCAAGCTAGAGAGGAACGAGCGCTACCTCAGCGTCAATGGGGCGTTCCTCCCCTACGACCGAAGCCGCCAACCCTCTGGCGTGGCGGACACACCGGTACCGTGGGTGCGCCTGCGTGGCAAGTGGCTCAGGGACGCAGGCTTCGAGGTGGACACGCAGGTGCGGGTCCGCGTCATGGCCGGGTGCTTGGTACTGACGACGGACTGAAGGAGGGCGAACAGGCCGCTAGCAGCGGCCCCCTCCCCATGGTGCGTTGAGCCGTCGGCGCCCGTCGCTCCTGCACTTGTCCACCACAGCTGTGGACAGGTTTGTGAGCAGACGGTGCAGACCCCTTGCGAACGGGCTCCAGTAGCTGGTTCCCAGTGGCACGCTGCAATTTCTAGCAGGTGCCCCGGCTCACCTCGCCAACCGTCACTCACCTCTGAAGGAAATGAGCATGCACGCACATGATCAGGTGGCTGCGGCCATCGATTTGCGCATCAAACAACTCGCCGCCCAAGGCGCGTCTGTGGAGATCATTCTCGACCGAATGCTGGGCTTCTTGCCTGGCCTGCGGCAGATCCTCGAAGGAGCGACAGAAGCGGAGCTTGCTGCCCTGTACGAGCGCTACGTCGGATTCCAGACGTTCGCCTGCCTGTGGCGCCATGCCTCGGACTGGGTGAGCCAGCAGGACTCGCTCAAGAGCGCGGAGCTCGCCATCCCTCGTGCACTGCATGAGCCGTTCTCGGCGATGCTGTCGGCGACGGCCGCGCTGGAGATGGCGTTTCAGTCTTGCCTCGACGCTGCAGCGCCGGATGTGCTGGCGCAGCAGCTCGCGACGCTGAGCGCCATGCACGTCGAATGGCTCCGTCAGGCCAAGCAGGTCATCAACGAGCTGGCTGGCCTCGATATTCCCTTGGAAATCACGCAGTACATCACCGACTCCGTCACCGATGCGGCTGATCGGATCAAGGTGCTGGAGGCGCAGGTCCTAGCACGCGTTCCCAATAGCTCCGTAGCGCGAGCGGCCTAAAGCGCGGAGAGCGGCCGCATTTGCCCCCACCCTTACGAAGCGGCAGCTCTCACTGGACGGTGCCCGCCTCGGGCGTCTCCGCGGCGGCGGACACCGCCGCCTTGCGCTTCCTGGCGGCCGGTTTCGCCGCCTTCTTTGGACCGGTCTTGCGGTTGCCCGCTCCTGCGGCTCGCCGCGAGGCCTTGTTGGTGGCCGGCCGCTTGCTTGCAAGGCGCCGCTTTTTGGCTGACGCTGGACCCGCTTCTGCGGTAGCGCTGGAAGCGGTGTTCGGGACAACGACGAGGAAGCATTCGAGCGTTGCTTCGTTCTCAGTTGCCTTGCGCAGCCACCGCGGGTGGGGGCCACGTCCCGACCAACTGTTGCCCCTGGCCGTCTTGGTATTTGAAAGCCGCAGCGGATCCAGCATGACGCCCGAACGCGTTTCGCGTAGGGACCTTCCCGCCGCCAAACACTTCGTCCGCCGTAAACCCGTAGAGCGCGATCTGCTGCTTGATCTGCTGGAGAACGCCGGCGCCTTCCCTTCGCCACTTACATCTAGCAGCGGAGGAGGCTTTCGGCATTGCACGGCTCTCCTGGAATCAGGATCAACGCAGCATACATGGGGAAGGACGATCCGACCGATATAACAGGAACTCTTTCGAGCCCAGAAGCAGGAGATTGACAAGCCCCACGCCACTGCGCAGGAGCGCAAAAGGCAGAGGTTCCTAAACGGGTGTTTCATCCACCGTGCGAGCATCTGGGAACTCGGCCCTGCGCTAAAGGCGGCCCTGCGATTATTCGGGACCAAGATTGTTCGGACGTGTCCGCCAGCGAATGATGCGAATCATAGGCGTTGGAGAAGGGCTGACTCGCGCGGTCTTGGACTGGAAGGCCTGTTGCGAGCGCAGATCTGTGTTCGCCCCGTTAACGCGGTTTCCGACACTGACCGGAGCGTGGTGCGGGCTGAACTCGGAGCTCGAAAGCGCAGGACGGTTGTAACGTGTGAGGGTGTTCGGTGATCGCATTCTGCCTTCGACAAAGTGCGGGCACCAGATGGTCGGGCATGGAAGTGTCCACCGGGCTGAAAACTTGCGGTCAACACGCCCCGCCATGGCTCCGCGCAGACACGGGCCGTTTAGAGGTCTTCCGTACTGGACCAATTCGCCTTACGGCCGCCGTCATTCTTCAGTATGAAGCCAGGCGACTTGTTACCGGATAGCCGGAGAAGCAGCCCCTTCCAATTTGGTGCAATTGGCGATCAGCTCCCATTCTCATTCGGCCGCACTTTCGCTTCGTCAATCCGCCTTGCAAGCAAGCTGAGCATGACAAGATACTGCGCCGCCTTCACGGCATTCAGGTCGTGCGTCAGAGAATGTGCCTTCACGTTGCGAACGCCGGTATAAACCCCCTCATATATCATGAGAAACCCCTTTTGGTCATTCTGGCCGGACTCACTATCCAAATCGCTTAAGATCAGGATGCCGTTTTTTAGACCGAACGCCTGCCCAACGAGATCTTTTCCATCAAGCTTTAATCCTGTGCGGGCCCGCAGCATTTCCATTACCGCCATCACCCCATTAAGCACCGACTCCCGTAGAAAATCAGCTTTATACTGAGGCAAGGAACTTTCGACGATCGCAGGATGCAGCAACTCTTCAAAACCGACCGGTTTCATTACATTAGCACCCATCCTCGCCACTCTTTCCGCTGCAACGAGGATGTCAGGCAAGTCACTGCCCAAAATATCGTCATAGTCACCGGCCATGCCGAAGTGTATATGGCGACCGAGGGCGCCTAC
This genomic stretch from Eleftheria terrae harbors:
- a CDS encoding LysR family transcriptional regulator, with translation MELRHLRYFAAVAEAGSFSVAAEGLFIAQPALSKQIRQLEEELGVLLFARHARGVVLTPAGKALLPEARVQLASMGRLADLARRARGVEKHRLRVGIAPSLAIPVLPGLAARLQAHFSEFDMDVRDIASTEQTEALLANEIDIGMACLRPRHSAVSVACHLEDRLCIAMHQQDPRARQESLSLQQFVEDRFAAFSEQSWLTRGDRPDPIFAKARFQPYVHYEVATVHRVLDLVAAGLGVALLPSVLALHRPKEVALRPLRNVPRCTALALLRRRADSNPVLAFVDPAMRETFARLQQAAADALDGATLQRCP
- a CDS encoding SymE family type I addiction module toxin, translated to MRLRGKWLRDAGFEVDTQVRVRVMAGCLVLTTD
- a CDS encoding H-NS family nucleoid-associated regulatory protein, giving the protein MLDPLRLSNTKTARGNSWSGRGPHPRWLRKATENEATLECFLVVVPNTASSATAEAGPASAKKRRLASKRPATNKASRRAAGAGNRKTGPKKAAKPAARKRKAAVSAAAETPEAGTVQ
- a CDS encoding TIGR02391 family protein produces the protein MDAQAHLEIDEKEAAKKINGYLKADYEALLRLWRQADPDLGNSGRVGALGRHIHFGMAGDYDDILGSDLPDILVAAERVARMGANVMKPVGFEELLHPAIVESSLPQYKADFLRESVLNGVMAVMEMLRARTGLKLDGKDLVGQAFGLKNGILILSDLDSESGQNDQKGFLMIYEGVYTGVRNVKAHSLTHDLNAVKAAQYLVMLSLLARRIDEAKVRPNENGS